The following DNA comes from Shinella zoogloeoides.
ATGGCGAGCGTCGGCTTCGGCGCGACGGCGGCAAGCCCCTCCGTGTCGAAGGCGTCGGCGCGGTGGAAGGCGGCGATGTCCCGAAGGCCGCGTTCGGCGATCAGCACCGAGCCTTTCTCCACGTTGATCAGCGAATAATCCTGCAGGCGGATGCTCTCCGGCTTCGCATCCGAGGCGGTGACGGCATCCAGCACGTAGCGGCCGTGACCGGCGGCGATGTCGAGGACGCGCAGTGGCCTTCCTTCCGCCGCAAGGCGCGAAAGCGCCTTTGCGATCAGTTCCTCCAGATGGATCTTCCGCTGCCGGATGCCGCGCCAGCCGATGGCCTCGAGGAATTGCCTGTCGACCCGCCGCCCGCCGGGTCCGAGGCCGCGCGGTTCGTTTTCATAGACATAGTCCAGCGTGGAGCCGGAATCGAAGCCGGTGCGAACGCCGGTCGCCATCCCCTTGGAAAAGAGGGCGCCCAGCCGGATCGAGGCGCGCGTCATCGCCCAGTAGAGGCCGCGCGGGGAGAAGGGCGAAAGCGGCGTTGCCAGACGATCCGCCTCGTCGCGCGTATGACTAGACAAATGGGCCTGCCGGAGATCCGCGGCGACCGGCGGCGCGGCAAAGCGGGCGAGGATGAAGGCGCGCAGCTTTTCCAGCGCCTTCGCCCGGTCCCGCTCGCCGAGCGTGTCGTGATAGAAGCCGGGCAGCACATGGCGTTCCTTGATCGTCGAGCCGAGATTTTCGAAGAAGCGGTGCTGCGGCGCGTGGCGCACGACGAAATCGCTGCCCGAAACGAGAAGCTGCGTCGGCACCGTGATCGCGCGGGCATCGGCCACCACGCGGTCCGCCGCCTCGTAGAGTTCCAGGAGGATGTTGGAGGCGATGGGACGGGTGATCAGCGGATCGGCTTCGAAGGAGGCGATGCGCTCGGGATCGTGCGTCAGGAAGCGCGCCTTGACATAGGAGTTGACGAAGAACGTGCCCTTCAGCTTCTGCCAGAGCGCGATGCCCTCCTTCGCGAAGGGCACGTAGAGCTTCACGTCGAAAGCGGGCGAAGCGAGCGCCAGCGCGCGGATATGCGGCGCGTAGTCGTGCACCCAGGTCGCGGCCAGGACGGCGCCGACGCTCTGGGCGACGACGGCGATGTCCTCCATGGCAAAGCCGTCCGTCTCGCTTATATGGCGCACGAAGCAGTCGAGGTCGCGCACCGAATGGGCGAAGGACGGGGAATGGCCCCGCTCGCCGGGCGAGCGGCCATGCCCGCGCGCATCCCAGGCATAGAAGGTGAAATCGTCGAGGCCGAGTTCCTCGGCGATATGCGCGACGCGTCCGCCATGTTCGTGGCCGCGATGCAGAAGCACGATCGCGCCCCTGGCGGTGCCGGAGCGGGCGGGCCAGACGCGATAGAACAGCTCCACGCCATCATGGCTCGCAAACGCCTTTTCGATCATGCCGTCATCCCCTTGCACTGATATCGTCCTCCCCTATACGGATGAGGCCCCATATTCGCAGTTGATTTCTCGTCGATTGCGCTTTCTTTTCAATCGAAGCAATCGAGCGGATTTTCGCTTTCATGTCGATCTATAAACTGAAATCGTCCTTCCAGAGCCTGCTTCGTCCACTGGTGGGACGGCTGGCGGCCATGGGGCTCACCGCCAACCAGGTGACGCTCGTCGCCGCCATCGTCTCGGTGGGGATCGGCGCGCTGCTGCTTGCCCGGCCCGAGCCGGCGCTCTTCGCGCTCGTGCCGGTCTGGATGTTCCTGCGCATGGCGTTCAACGCCATCGACGGCATGTTGGCGCGCGAGCATGGCCAGAAGAGCGCGCTCGGCGGCTATCTCAACGAGATCGCCGATGTCGTTTCCGATGCGGCGCTCTATGTGCCCTTCGCCCTGATCGCCCCCTTCTCGCTGCCCTGGATGGCGGCCATCGTGTTCCTCGCGACCCTCACGGAGTTCGCCGGCGTTCTCGGCGTCGCCCATGGCAGCGGGCGCAACTACGAGGGGCCGATGGGCAAGAGCGACCGTGCGCTGCTTTTCGGGGCGCTGGGCGCCCTCGTCGCCGCTTTCGGCACGCTGCCGGCCTGGACATGGCATATCCAGCCGATGGCCTGCGTGCTGCTCGTCTGGACCGTGGTCAACCGCGTGCGCGCGGGCCTTGCCGAAAGCTGATCCGTCAGCGCTTTTCGCCGAAGCGGCGCGGTGCCGGCCGCCCCGTCACCTGCTCCCAATGCTCGTCCGCCCGCCGCTCGAAGGTGGCGGCATCGCGCGCATCGCTCTGGTAGAAGGCGCCGCGCGGCACGTCCGGCGCATAGGCCTGCTCGCTCCAGCCGCGCCCGTCGTCATGGGGAAAGGCATAGCCGACATGGCCGAGCGCCGCCGCGCCCTTGTAATGCGCGTCGCGCAGATGCAGCGGCACCGCGGACGGCGCCTCGCTCGCCACATGGGCGAGCGCCAGCGAAATGCCGCGGCAGGCGGAGTTGGACTTGGGCGCGCGGGCGACATGCAGGGCCGCGTGGGCCAGGATGATCTGCGCCTCGGGATAACCGATCTTTTCAACGGCGTGCAGCGCAGCGACGGCGGTCTGGAGCGCGGTATTGTCGGCAAGTCCGACATCCTCGGAGGCATGGATCATGATCCGCCGGGCGATATAGCGCGGATCCTCGCCGCCGTGGATCAGCCGGGCGAGCCAGTAGAGCGTCGCGTCGGGATCCGAGCCGCGCATCGATTTCACGAAGGCCGACACCACGTCGTAATGCGCATCGCCCGAGCGATCATGGTTGACGGGCGCGGCCGCATAGGCCTCCTCGACCATGGCTTCCGTGATGACGACGGGCTCGCCGGGCGCGTGGCCGACCGCAAGGCTTTCCAGAACGGTCAGCGCCCGGCGGGCGTCGCCGCCGGAACGGCCGGCGATACGGCGCAGCAATGCCGGCTCCAGCGTCACTTCGATGCCACGCACGGCGAGGTGATGGAGACCGCGCCGGACCACATCTTCCATCTCCTCGATGGCGAGCGGCTCGAGCTTCAAAATGGTCGAGCGGGAAATGAGAGCGGGCGTCAGCGTATGATAAGGATTGCCCGTGGTCGCGCCGATGAAATCGGCGACGCCCTCTTCGCACAGCGCCAGCAGATGGTCCTGCTGCGTCGCGCTGAAGCGATGCACCTCGTCGGCGAAAAGCAGGGTGGGGCGCATGCGCGCCTCGTCGGCGATCTTGCGGATGTCCGCGACATTGTTGTGGGCGGCATGCAGCGGGCGAAAATTCTTGCCGAGCATGTTGCCGATGGCGCGGGCGATCGACGTCTTGCCCAGCCCCGGCGGCCCGTAAAGGATGATGCTGCCGAGCCTGCCGGCAGCGATGCGCCGGCGCAGCATGGTGCCGGGGCCGATGACCTTCTCCTGGCCGATCACGTCGTCCAGCGTCGCCGGGCGCAGTTCGGCGGCGAGCGGCATGGAACCGGTGCGCGGTGCGGCATCGAAAAGATCGGTCATGGAATTCCCCGTCGAAAGGCGCTGTCCTTTCCGGCCGGGCATGCGGGAAAACCGCATGCGACCGGAAGACGTTCGTCTACCGGTCGGAACGGGCAGGGTCAAAGCCAATCGTGCGCCACGGTGCCTACGGCTGCAAATCTCCCTAGCGGGGAACGGCGTGATAGCGGCCGTCCTGATAGAGCAGCGAATGGCCGGTGCCGGTGCGGATACCCTGCACCTTGCCGATGACGATCACGTGGCTGTGCCGCTCGATGGCTTCCTCGACGGTGCAGTCGATGGCGGCGACGGCTCCGAGGAGAAGCGGTGCGCCGCTGACGGCGGTCGTCCATTCTGCGCCGCGGTAGCGATCGGGGCCGCGCAGGCCGCCGCGCCCGGCGAACTGGTTGGCAAGCTCTTCATGATCCGCGCCGACGATGTTGATGCCGAAATGGCCATGGCGTTCGACGATGGGCCAGGTGGAAGAGGTGCGGTTGAGGGAGACGAGCATGCGCGCCGGCTCGACGGAGAGCGCCGTCGCCGATGTGACGGTGGCGCCCGTGCGGTTCTCCCCCTCCCCTGCCGTGATGATGCTGACGCCGCCGCCGAGCGTGCGCAACGCGGCCTTCAGGCTGTCGGCATCGACGGGCTGCCCGGACGGAGCGGCACCGCCGATGTTGAAAAGCGTGGTTTCGATATGTGCATTCATGCTTCCCGCTCCGCTGGAGGCCTCATGCGGGAAGGGATAGCAGAGGGCCATGGAGCGCAGCAGGCATGGCTTTTCT
Coding sequences within:
- a CDS encoding replication-associated recombination protein A, yielding MTDLFDAAPRTGSMPLAAELRPATLDDVIGQEKVIGPGTMLRRRIAAGRLGSIILYGPPGLGKTSIARAIGNMLGKNFRPLHAAHNNVADIRKIADEARMRPTLLFADEVHRFSATQQDHLLALCEEGVADFIGATTGNPYHTLTPALISRSTILKLEPLAIEEMEDVVRRGLHHLAVRGIEVTLEPALLRRIAGRSGGDARRALTVLESLAVGHAPGEPVVITEAMVEEAYAAAPVNHDRSGDAHYDVVSAFVKSMRGSDPDATLYWLARLIHGGEDPRYIARRIMIHASEDVGLADNTALQTAVAALHAVEKIGYPEAQIILAHAALHVARAPKSNSACRGISLALAHVASEAPSAVPLHLRDAHYKGAAALGHVGYAFPHDDGRGWSEQAYAPDVPRGAFYQSDARDAATFERRADEHWEQVTGRPAPRRFGEKR
- a CDS encoding CDP-alcohol phosphatidyltransferase family protein — protein: MSIYKLKSSFQSLLRPLVGRLAAMGLTANQVTLVAAIVSVGIGALLLARPEPALFALVPVWMFLRMAFNAIDGMLAREHGQKSALGGYLNEIADVVSDAALYVPFALIAPFSLPWMAAIVFLATLTEFAGVLGVAHGSGRNYEGPMGKSDRALLFGALGALVAAFGTLPAWTWHIQPMACVLLVWTVVNRVRAGLAES
- a CDS encoding flavin reductase family protein, with translation MNAHIETTLFNIGGAAPSGQPVDADSLKAALRTLGGGVSIITAGEGENRTGATVTSATALSVEPARMLVSLNRTSSTWPIVERHGHFGINIVGADHEELANQFAGRGGLRGPDRYRGAEWTTAVSGAPLLLGAVAAIDCTVEEAIERHSHVIVIGKVQGIRTGTGHSLLYQDGRYHAVPR
- a CDS encoding bifunctional alpha/beta hydrolase/class I SAM-dependent methyltransferase, which codes for MIEKAFASHDGVELFYRVWPARSGTARGAIVLLHRGHEHGGRVAHIAEELGLDDFTFYAWDARGHGRSPGERGHSPSFAHSVRDLDCFVRHISETDGFAMEDIAVVAQSVGAVLAATWVHDYAPHIRALALASPAFDVKLYVPFAKEGIALWQKLKGTFFVNSYVKARFLTHDPERIASFEADPLITRPIASNILLELYEAADRVVADARAITVPTQLLVSGSDFVVRHAPQHRFFENLGSTIKERHVLPGFYHDTLGERDRAKALEKLRAFILARFAAPPVAADLRQAHLSSHTRDEADRLATPLSPFSPRGLYWAMTRASIRLGALFSKGMATGVRTGFDSGSTLDYVYENEPRGLGPGGRRVDRQFLEAIGWRGIRQRKIHLEELIAKALSRLAAEGRPLRVLDIAAGHGRYVLDAVTASDAKPESIRLQDYSLINVEKGSVLIAERGLRDIAAFHRADAFDTEGLAAVAPKPTLAIVSGLYELFPDNALIEGSLAGLARAMEPGALLVYTGQPWHPQLEMIARALTSHRGGEAWIMRRRTQQEMDQLVAAAGFRKIEQRIDKWGIFTVSLAERI